A genomic segment from Neisseria perflava encodes:
- a CDS encoding NADH:ubiquinone reductase (Na(+)-transporting) subunit B — MGLKHFLEKIEPHFLPGGKHEKWYALYEAAATIFYTSGAVTLKAAHVRDALDSKRMMILVWLALFPAMFYGMYNVGVQAFGALTPDLLQQNIANDWHYALANALGINMSSEAGVLGKMLFGAIFFLPIYATVFVVGGFWEVLFASVRKHEINEGFFVTSILFALIVPPTLPLWQAALGISFGVVVAKEVFGGTGKNFMNPALAGRAFLFFAYPANITGDTIWTAVDGYSGATALAQWAAHGADGLKNAVTGQNISWMDAFIGNVPGSIGEVSTLALLIGGAFIVFTRIASWRIIAGVMIGMIAMSSLFNFIGSDTNAMFSMPWYWHLVVGGFAIGMLFMATDPVSASFTNVGKWWYGALIGVMCVLIRVVNPAYPEGMMLAILFANLFAPIFDYFVAQANIKRRKARSNG, encoded by the coding sequence ATGGGCTTGAAACATTTTCTTGAAAAAATCGAACCGCACTTCCTGCCGGGCGGCAAACATGAAAAATGGTATGCCCTCTACGAAGCTGCGGCGACGATTTTCTATACATCCGGCGCGGTAACGCTCAAAGCGGCCCACGTCCGCGATGCGCTCGACTCCAAGCGCATGATGATCTTGGTGTGGCTGGCTTTGTTCCCTGCCATGTTCTACGGTATGTACAACGTCGGCGTACAGGCATTCGGTGCGTTAACGCCTGATTTGCTGCAACAAAATATCGCCAACGACTGGCATTACGCCCTTGCCAACGCTTTGGGCATCAATATGTCGTCTGAAGCGGGTGTGTTGGGCAAAATGCTCTTCGGCGCGATTTTCTTCCTGCCGATTTACGCGACTGTATTTGTCGTGGGCGGCTTCTGGGAAGTTTTGTTCGCATCCGTACGCAAACACGAAATCAACGAAGGTTTCTTCGTGACTTCGATTCTGTTTGCTTTGATCGTTCCCCCCACCCTGCCTTTGTGGCAAGCGGCTTTGGGTATTTCTTTCGGCGTTGTGGTTGCGAAAGAAGTATTCGGCGGTACAGGCAAAAACTTCATGAACCCTGCTCTTGCAGGCCGTGCGTTCCTGTTCTTCGCCTACCCTGCCAATATTACCGGCGATACCATTTGGACTGCGGTTGACGGCTATTCCGGTGCCACTGCTTTGGCGCAATGGGCGGCACACGGTGCAGACGGCCTGAAAAACGCTGTAACCGGTCAAAACATTTCTTGGATGGATGCGTTTATCGGTAATGTACCCGGCTCAATCGGCGAAGTGTCCACTTTGGCGCTCTTAATCGGCGGCGCGTTTATCGTGTTCACCCGTATTGCCTCTTGGCGCATTATTGCCGGTGTGATGATCGGTATGATTGCCATGTCTTCTCTGTTTAACTTCATCGGTTCAGACACCAACGCCATGTTCTCCATGCCTTGGTACTGGCACTTGGTAGTCGGCGGCTTCGCCATCGGTATGCTGTTTATGGCGACCGACCCGGTTTCCGCTTCCTTTACCAATGTCGGCAAATGGTGGTACGGCGCGCTTATCGGTGTGATGTGCGTGTTGATCCGCGTGGTCAACCCTGCTTACCCCGAAGGCATGATGTTGGCGATTCTGTTTGCCAACCTGTTTGCCCCGATTTTCGACTATTTCGTTGCACAAGCGAACATCAAACGCAGAAAGGCGCGCAGCAATGGCTAA
- a CDS encoding Na(+)-translocating NADH-quinone reductase subunit C, with the protein MAKKFDKDSFSGTLIVVLVVSLICSIIVAGAVVGLKPIQEKQKLQDKQGYILSVAGLMDKNTDISKTFAERIEQRVVDLATGEYVADAPKDFSARVAGKDPAQSIQIKPEDDLAGIKSRAKYTEVYLVKGEDGKVSQIILPMHGNGLWSVMYGFVAIQPDGNTINGITYYDQGETPGLGGEIGNPLWQKKFVGKKLFDEQGKFALHVGKGASSDKEHGVDALSGASLTSKGVQGSFDYWFGENGYIPYLNKLKSAGAQ; encoded by the coding sequence ATGGCTAAGAAATTCGATAAAGACAGCTTCAGCGGCACGCTGATTGTGGTATTGGTTGTCAGCCTGATTTGTTCCATCATCGTTGCTGGTGCGGTCGTCGGCTTAAAACCCATCCAAGAGAAACAAAAGCTCCAAGACAAACAAGGCTATATCTTGAGCGTAGCCGGTTTGATGGATAAAAACACTGACATCAGCAAAACCTTTGCCGAGCGTATCGAGCAACGTGTCGTGGATTTGGCAACCGGCGAATACGTCGCCGATGCGCCTAAAGACTTCAGCGCACGCGTTGCCGGCAAAGACCCTGCCCAAAGCATCCAAATCAAACCTGAAGACGATTTGGCAGGCATCAAAAGCCGTGCCAAATACACTGAGGTTTACTTGGTAAAAGGCGAAGACGGCAAAGTCAGCCAAATCATCCTGCCTATGCACGGCAACGGTTTGTGGTCTGTCATGTACGGTTTTGTCGCCATTCAACCTGACGGCAACACCATCAACGGCATTACCTACTACGACCAAGGTGAAACCCCGGGTTTGGGCGGCGAAATCGGCAACCCTCTGTGGCAAAAAAAATTCGTCGGCAAAAAACTGTTTGACGAACAAGGCAAATTTGCCCTGCATGTCGGCAAAGGAGCAAGCTCAGACAAAGAACACGGCGTAGATGCCCTCTCCGGCGCATCGCTGACGTCTAAAGGTGTGCAAGGTTCGTTCGACTACTGGTTCGGCGAAAACGGCTATATCCCCTACCTGAACAAATTGAAATCAGCAGGAGCACAATAA
- a CDS encoding NADH:ubiquinone reductase (Na(+)-transporting) subunit D produces the protein MADMKRLKHLMFSPFIDNNPIALQVLGICSALAVTTKLQTAIVMGISVSLVTGFSSFFISLVRNYIPNSIRIIVQMAIVASLVTLVDQLLQAFAYELSKQLSVFVGLIITNCIVMGRAEAFAMKEPPLESLVDGIGNGAGYGMMLIIIATIRELIGSGKLFGYTIFQTVQDGGWYQTNGLFLLAPSAFFIIGFLVWGLRTWKPEQAEK, from the coding sequence ATGGCTGACATGAAACGCTTGAAACATTTGATGTTTTCACCCTTTATCGACAACAACCCGATTGCTTTGCAGGTTTTGGGTATTTGTTCGGCTTTGGCGGTTACCACCAAACTTCAGACGGCCATCGTGATGGGTATTTCCGTGAGTTTGGTAACCGGTTTTTCCAGCTTTTTCATCTCATTGGTACGCAACTACATCCCTAATAGCATCCGTATTATTGTGCAAATGGCGATTGTTGCTTCCTTGGTAACGCTGGTTGACCAACTGCTCCAAGCCTTTGCTTATGAGCTGTCCAAGCAGCTGTCCGTATTCGTCGGCCTGATTATTACCAACTGTATCGTAATGGGCCGCGCCGAAGCATTCGCCATGAAAGAGCCTCCTTTGGAAAGCTTGGTTGACGGTATCGGCAACGGCGCAGGTTACGGCATGATGCTGATCATCATCGCCACCATCCGCGAACTGATCGGCTCAGGCAAGCTTTTTGGCTACACCATTTTCCAAACCGTACAAGATGGCGGCTGGTATCAAACCAACGGCTTGTTCCTGCTCGCCCCTAGCGCGTTCTTCATCATCGGCTTCTTGGTATGGGGTCTGCGCACTTGGAAACCTGAACAGGCGGAGAAATAA
- the nqrE gene encoding NADH:ubiquinone reductase (Na(+)-transporting) subunit E: protein MEHYLSLFVKSVFLENMALSFFLGMCTFLAVSKKVSTAFGLGVAVTFVLGLSVPANQLVYSLLKDGALVEGVDLTFLKFITFIGVIAALVQILEMFLDKFVPALYNALGIYLPLITVNCAIFGAVSFMAQREYNFGESVVYGFGAGLGWLLAIVALAGITEKMKYSDVPKGLKGLGITFIAAGLMAMAFMSFSGIQL from the coding sequence ATGGAACATTACTTAAGCCTCTTTGTAAAATCCGTCTTTCTGGAAAACATGGCACTGTCCTTCTTCTTGGGGATGTGTACATTTTTGGCGGTATCTAAAAAAGTATCCACCGCATTCGGTTTGGGCGTGGCCGTAACTTTCGTACTCGGCCTGTCCGTCCCAGCCAACCAACTTGTTTACTCGCTGTTGAAAGACGGCGCGCTGGTTGAAGGTGTGGACCTGACCTTCCTGAAATTCATCACCTTCATCGGCGTGATTGCCGCTTTGGTGCAGATTTTGGAAATGTTCTTGGATAAATTCGTCCCTGCCCTCTACAACGCATTGGGTATCTACCTGCCCCTGATTACCGTAAACTGCGCGATTTTCGGTGCCGTATCGTTTATGGCGCAACGCGAATACAACTTCGGCGAGTCCGTTGTATACGGTTTCGGTGCAGGTCTGGGCTGGCTTTTGGCTATTGTCGCTTTGGCGGGCATTACCGAAAAAATGAAATATTCGGATGTCCCTAAAGGCCTCAAAGGCTTGGGCATTACCTTTATCGCCGCTGGCCTGATGGCAATGGCGTTTATGTCGTTCTCCGGCATCCAGTTATAA
- the nqrF gene encoding NADH:ubiquinone reductase (Na(+)-transporting) subunit F: protein MEIILGIVMFTLIVLVLALMILFAKSKLVSEGDITIKVNNEKELTMPAGGKLLGALASQGIFVPSACGGGGSCGQCRVIVKSGGGDILPTELSHISKREAREGCRLSCQVNVKTDMDIEVPEEVFGVKKWECTVISNDNKATFIKELKLAIPEGEEVPFRAGGYIQIEAPPHTVAYKDFDIPKEYHEDWDKYNLWQYVSKVDEPILRAYSMASYPEEKGIIMLNVRIATPPPRVPDAPPGQMSSYIWSLKAGDKVTISGPFGEFFAKDTDAEMVFIGGGAGMAPMRSHIFDQLKRLNSKRKITFWYGARSKREMFYVEDFDQLAAEFPNFTWHVALSDPLPEDNWDGYTGFIHNVVYENHLKNHEAPEDCEFYMCGPPIMNQSVIKMLKDLGVEDENILLDDFGG, encoded by the coding sequence ATGGAGATTATTCTAGGTATCGTGATGTTTACCCTCATCGTCTTGGTTTTGGCACTGATGATTCTGTTTGCCAAATCCAAGTTGGTGAGCGAAGGCGACATCACCATCAAAGTCAATAATGAAAAAGAGCTGACGATGCCTGCCGGCGGTAAACTGCTGGGTGCGCTTGCCAGCCAAGGCATCTTCGTTCCTTCCGCCTGCGGTGGTGGCGGCTCATGCGGCCAGTGCCGCGTTATCGTAAAAAGCGGCGGCGGCGACATTCTGCCAACCGAGTTGTCCCACATCAGCAAACGCGAAGCGCGCGAAGGCTGCCGTCTGTCTTGTCAGGTCAACGTTAAAACCGACATGGACATCGAAGTACCGGAAGAAGTATTCGGCGTGAAAAAATGGGAATGTACTGTCATCTCCAATGACAACAAAGCAACGTTCATTAAAGAACTCAAGCTTGCCATTCCCGAAGGCGAAGAAGTTCCTTTCCGCGCCGGTGGCTACATCCAAATTGAAGCCCCTCCTCACACTGTTGCCTACAAAGACTTCGACATTCCTAAGGAATATCACGAAGACTGGGACAAATACAATCTGTGGCAATATGTTTCCAAAGTGGACGAGCCGATTTTGCGTGCCTACTCTATGGCTTCATACCCTGAAGAAAAAGGCATCATCATGCTGAACGTGCGTATCGCTACGCCTCCTCCACGCGTACCTGATGCGCCTCCAGGACAAATGTCGTCTTATATCTGGTCGCTTAAAGCCGGTGATAAAGTAACGATTTCCGGTCCATTTGGCGAATTCTTTGCCAAAGATACCGATGCCGAAATGGTATTTATCGGCGGTGGTGCGGGTATGGCTCCGATGCGTTCCCACATTTTCGACCAGCTGAAACGTTTGAACTCCAAACGTAAGATTACCTTCTGGTATGGTGCACGTTCTAAACGCGAGATGTTCTATGTCGAAGACTTCGACCAACTCGCAGCAGAATTCCCGAACTTCACATGGCACGTTGCCCTGTCCGACCCATTGCCTGAAGACAACTGGGATGGTTACACAGGCTTCATTCACAACGTAGTTTACGAAAACCACCTGAAAAACCATGAAGCACCGGAAGACTGCGAATTCTATATGTGTGGCCCTCCGATCATGAACCAGTCCGTGATCAAAATGCTCAAAGATTTGGGCGTGGAAGACGAAAACATCCTCTTGGACGATTTCGGCGGCTAA
- a CDS encoding FAD:protein FMN transferase, translated as MPFLSNSFYRPIIGYTVAIVSALTLSACQPEKQQTITLQGETMGTTYTVKYLSDGQDKLPSPAEIQKRIDDALKEVNRQMSTYQTDSEISQFNQLRTVNQAMPISQDFAYVTGEALRLNKLTHGALDVTVGPLVNLWGFGPQKEITHEPTAQEIQHASEMVGTDKLKLSQDGQQPTLAKTHPEVYLDLSSIAKGFGVDKTAAELEKLNIGNYLVEIGGELHGKGHNAQGNPWRIGIEQPNIVQGGATQITIPLDNKSLATSGDYRIFHVDKSGRRLSHIINPKTKQPISHNLASISVVAENATLADGLSTGLFVLGETEALKLAEQENLAVFLIIRTPQGGYHTKMSSAFKKLLN; from the coding sequence ATGCCGTTTCTTTCCAATTCGTTTTACCGTCCGATAATCGGCTACACCGTTGCCATCGTTTCCGCACTCACGCTCTCTGCCTGCCAACCTGAAAAACAACAAACCATCACCCTGCAAGGCGAGACCATGGGCACTACCTATACCGTCAAATACCTTTCAGATGGTCAAGACAAACTCCCCTCCCCCGCCGAAATACAAAAACGCATTGATGACGCGCTTAAAGAAGTCAACCGGCAAATGTCTACCTACCAGACCGATTCCGAAATCAGCCAATTCAACCAGCTGCGCACCGTCAATCAGGCCATGCCCATTTCCCAAGACTTTGCCTATGTAACCGGCGAAGCCTTGCGTTTAAACAAATTGACGCACGGCGCACTGGACGTAACCGTCGGCCCTTTGGTCAACCTTTGGGGATTCGGCCCGCAAAAAGAAATCACGCACGAACCGACTGCACAAGAAATCCAACATGCTTCAGAAATGGTCGGTACGGACAAACTCAAACTTTCCCAAGATGGTCAGCAGCCTACACTCGCCAAAACCCATCCCGAAGTCTATTTAGACCTATCCTCCATCGCCAAAGGTTTTGGCGTGGATAAAACCGCCGCCGAACTTGAAAAACTCAATATCGGCAATTATTTGGTAGAAATCGGAGGCGAGTTACATGGCAAAGGCCACAATGCACAAGGCAATCCTTGGCGTATCGGCATCGAGCAGCCCAATATCGTTCAAGGCGGCGCCACTCAAATCACCATTCCATTGGACAATAAATCACTGGCCACATCCGGCGACTACCGCATTTTCCATGTCGATAAGTCAGGCCGCCGCCTTTCCCATATCATCAACCCTAAAACCAAACAACCCATCAGCCACAACCTTGCTTCCATCAGCGTAGTAGCAGAAAACGCCACACTTGCAGACGGCCTTTCCACCGGATTGTTCGTCCTCGGAGAAACTGAAGCACTTAAACTTGCCGAGCAAGAAAATCTCGCCGTTTTCCTTATCATCCGGACCCCGCAAGGCGGCTACCATACTAAAATGTCCAGCGCATTCAAGAAATTATTAAACTAA
- the nqrM gene encoding (Na+)-NQR maturation NqrM: MKTLLLTFGIFIIVILGMAVGYIFSKRTIKGSCGGISSLGMKKMCDCDTPCDTLQKELDKKQHSDDQGIKVDH; this comes from the coding sequence ATGAAAACCCTCCTCCTCACTTTCGGCATTTTTATCATTGTCATCCTTGGCATGGCAGTCGGCTATATCTTCTCCAAACGCACCATCAAAGGCAGCTGCGGCGGCATTTCCTCTCTCGGCATGAAAAAAATGTGCGATTGCGACACGCCATGCGATACCTTGCAAAAAGAGCTGGATAAAAAACAACATTCCGACGACCAAGGCATCAAGGTCGATCATTAA
- the rpmG gene encoding 50S ribosomal protein L33: MRDKIKLESSAGTGHFYTTTKNKRTMPGKLEIKKFDPVARKHVIYKETKLK; the protein is encoded by the coding sequence ATGCGCGATAAAATCAAACTGGAGTCCAGTGCTGGTACTGGTCACTTTTACACAACTACTAAAAACAAACGTACTATGCCTGGCAAACTGGAAATCAAAAAATTTGACCCAGTAGCCCGTAAACACGTTATTTACAAAGAAACTAAATTGAAATAA
- the rpmB gene encoding 50S ribosomal protein L28 translates to MARVCKVTGKRPMSGNNVSHANNKTKRRFLPNLQSRRFWVESENRWVRLRVSNAALRTIDKVGIDVVLADLRARGEA, encoded by the coding sequence ATGGCACGAGTTTGCAAAGTGACCGGTAAGCGCCCGATGTCTGGCAATAACGTATCACACGCCAACAACAAAACCAAACGTCGTTTTTTGCCTAACTTGCAATCACGTCGTTTCTGGGTAGAAAGTGAAAACCGCTGGGTTCGCCTGCGCGTTTCTAACGCTGCATTGCGCACCATCGATAAAGTAGGCATTGATGTCGTATTGGCTGATTTGCGTGCTCGCGGCGAAGCTTAA
- the brnQ gene encoding branched-chain amino acid transport system II carrier protein — protein sequence MNSTTSHNKASLWAVGLMLFALFFGAGNLIFPAFLGQQAGDNWLSAMFGFLLTGAGLPLLGVIAVGYSGSRDVEALASRVAPWYGVTFATALYLAIGPLFAMPRTATVSFETAISPFIDESWKSIALAVFSLVFFGITYWLSISPGKLVDRIGKILTPVLLLSIAILVGYAAINPMGVPQAAQGDFVTHPLVKGILEGYGTMDALASLVFAIIVIDAVRAMGVDNRADLLKTTTISGVLAASCLAVVYLFIGYMGATGVAGIGLQENGASVLSKTAQHYFGTAGIVLLGVMVLLACLSTAVGLITSCAEYFNRLCPGISYKTFVILNTVVSILLANKGLSAILQFSIPMLMLLYPLTIVIILLALTDKLFGGGRIVYFCTMMAALVVGLLDAYKAAFGFDADTAAAIERALPFYNIGLGWVVPSLACFILGCILNAALKKKA from the coding sequence ATGAATTCGACGACAAGTCATAACAAAGCTTCTTTATGGGCGGTGGGCTTAATGCTGTTTGCCCTGTTTTTTGGGGCAGGGAACCTGATTTTTCCTGCTTTTTTGGGACAGCAGGCCGGTGATAACTGGCTTTCGGCCATGTTCGGCTTTTTGCTGACGGGCGCAGGTTTGCCATTGTTGGGCGTGATTGCCGTCGGCTATTCCGGCTCGCGCGATGTGGAAGCATTGGCCTCCCGTGTTGCGCCTTGGTACGGCGTGACTTTTGCTACCGCGCTTTATCTGGCAATCGGCCCTCTGTTTGCCATGCCGCGTACGGCGACAGTATCTTTTGAAACCGCGATTTCCCCTTTCATTGATGAATCTTGGAAAAGCATCGCATTGGCAGTATTCAGCCTGGTGTTTTTCGGCATTACTTATTGGCTGTCGATTTCTCCGGGGAAGCTGGTTGACCGTATCGGTAAAATTCTCACGCCTGTTTTGTTGCTGTCAATTGCGATATTGGTCGGCTATGCCGCCATTAACCCGATGGGCGTGCCGCAGGCGGCGCAAGGCGATTTTGTCACTCATCCGTTGGTTAAAGGCATTTTGGAAGGCTATGGCACCATGGACGCGCTGGCTTCGCTGGTGTTTGCCATTATAGTCATTGATGCCGTTCGCGCCATGGGCGTGGACAACCGCGCGGACTTGCTGAAGACAACGACGATTTCCGGTGTGTTGGCGGCTTCTTGTTTGGCAGTAGTTTACCTGTTTATTGGCTATATGGGCGCGACAGGTGTGGCCGGTATCGGCTTGCAGGAAAATGGCGCGTCGGTTTTGTCTAAAACTGCACAACACTATTTCGGTACGGCCGGTATTGTGCTGCTTGGCGTTATGGTGCTGCTTGCCTGTCTGAGTACGGCGGTTGGCTTGATTACTTCATGTGCCGAATATTTCAACCGTCTTTGCCCGGGTATTTCTTATAAAACCTTTGTAATACTGAATACGGTGGTGTCTATTCTGTTGGCCAACAAAGGCCTGTCAGCGATTTTGCAGTTTTCCATCCCTATGTTGATGCTGTTGTATCCGCTGACCATCGTCATCATTCTGCTGGCTTTGACAGATAAATTGTTTGGCGGCGGCCGTATTGTCTATTTCTGCACCATGATGGCGGCTCTTGTGGTCGGTTTGCTCGATGCCTATAAGGCCGCGTTTGGATTTGATGCCGATACCGCTGCTGCCATCGAGCGCGCATTGCCGTTTTACAATATCGGTTTAGGGTGGGTTGTTCCCTCTTTAGCCTGCTTTATACTCGGTTGCATTTTGAATGCGGCGTTGAAGAAAAAAGCATGA
- a CDS encoding segregation and condensation protein A produces the protein MPSEHLISSTAATPSEHTVAWVFGQPVTDVPQDLFIPPDALKVVLSSFQGPLDLLLYLIRKQNIDVLDIPMVKITEQYLHYIAQMEAYQFDLAAEYLLMAAMLIEIKSRLLLPRPEEVEDEEADPRAELVRRLLAYEQMKLAAQGLDALPRAGRDFAWAYLPLEIAVEAKLPEVYVADLTQAWLGILSRAKHTCSHEVVRETISVRAQMTAILRRLNESGISKFSDLFKPEQGATYVVVNFIALLELAKEGLVRIVQPENYGEIEISLKDGLETNEAEMFSDGLEADETDNENLKKEN, from the coding sequence ATGCCTTCAGAACACCTTATTTCTTCCACTGCCGCAACGCCGTCTGAACATACCGTTGCGTGGGTGTTCGGTCAGCCTGTCACCGATGTGCCGCAGGATTTGTTTATTCCGCCTGATGCGTTGAAGGTGGTATTGAGCAGCTTCCAAGGACCGTTGGATTTGCTGCTGTACCTTATCCGCAAGCAGAATATCGATGTCCTCGATATTCCGATGGTGAAGATTACCGAGCAGTATCTGCACTATATTGCCCAAATGGAAGCGTATCAGTTTGATTTGGCGGCGGAATACCTGCTGATGGCGGCGATGTTGATTGAAATTAAATCGCGCCTGCTGTTGCCGCGTCCTGAAGAAGTTGAGGATGAAGAGGCGGATCCGCGTGCCGAGTTGGTGCGCCGTCTGTTGGCTTACGAACAGATGAAACTGGCGGCTCAGGGTTTGGATGCGTTGCCGCGTGCCGGACGTGATTTTGCTTGGGCGTATCTGCCGTTGGAAATTGCGGTCGAAGCGAAGTTGCCGGAAGTGTACGTTGCCGATTTGACGCAGGCTTGGTTGGGTATTTTGTCGCGTGCCAAGCATACGTGCAGTCATGAAGTGGTGCGGGAAACCATTTCTGTTCGTGCGCAGATGACAGCGATTTTGCGTCGTTTGAACGAAAGCGGTATCAGCAAGTTCAGCGATTTGTTTAAACCGGAGCAGGGCGCGACATATGTGGTGGTCAATTTTATTGCATTGCTGGAATTGGCTAAAGAAGGCTTGGTGCGTATCGTGCAGCCTGAAAATTATGGTGAAATCGAAATCAGCCTGAAAGACGGTTTGGAAACAAACGAAGCCGAAATGTTTTCAGACGGCCTTGAAGCCGATGAAACCGATAACGAAAATTTGAAAAAAGAGAACTAA
- a CDS encoding tRNA threonylcarbamoyladenosine dehydratase, translated as MQDAAFLSLRRFGGIARLYGDEALARFSRAHVCVVGVGGVGSWAVEALARSGIGRLTLIDLDNVAESNVNRQLHALTDDFGKAKVTALRERIAQINPQCEVTEIEDFVTEDNLDELFRRPIDFVIDAIDQIRVKAAMAAYFVQHKQPFIISGGAGGQKNPALIQTADLSRVTHDPLLSNLRYTLRKRYGFSRDTKEKMRVPCVYSTENITPPQSGEVCSADAAPQGLSCAGYGASMLVTASFGLYCAQAAVEHIAGRK; from the coding sequence ATGCAGGACGCCGCTTTTCTTTCTTTGCGCCGCTTTGGCGGCATTGCCAGACTTTACGGAGACGAAGCACTGGCGCGCTTTTCGCGTGCGCATGTGTGCGTGGTCGGCGTTGGCGGCGTCGGCTCGTGGGCGGTGGAGGCGTTGGCGAGGAGCGGTATCGGTCGTTTAACGCTGATTGATTTGGACAATGTTGCCGAGTCCAATGTCAACCGTCAGTTGCACGCTTTGACCGATGATTTCGGTAAGGCAAAAGTTACCGCTTTGCGCGAACGCATTGCCCAAATCAATCCGCAATGCGAAGTGACGGAAATCGAAGATTTTGTTACCGAAGACAATCTGGACGAGCTTTTCAGACGGCCTATTGACTTCGTTATCGATGCCATTGACCAAATCCGTGTCAAAGCGGCTATGGCGGCGTATTTCGTGCAACATAAACAACCGTTTATTATCAGCGGCGGCGCGGGCGGACAGAAAAATCCGGCTTTGATTCAAACCGCCGATTTGAGCCGCGTTACCCACGATCCGCTGCTTTCCAATTTGCGCTATACCTTGCGCAAGCGCTACGGCTTCAGCCGCGATACCAAAGAAAAAATGCGCGTGCCTTGCGTTTATTCAACAGAGAATATTACGCCGCCGCAATCCGGCGAAGTGTGTTCGGCCGATGCCGCGCCGCAAGGTTTGTCCTGCGCGGGCTACGGCGCGAGTATGCTGGTGACGGCTTCGTTTGGGCTGTATTGTGCGCAGGCGGCGGTGGAGCATATCGCGGGGCGGAAGTGA
- a CDS encoding universal stress protein, whose protein sequence is MYKHLVVAVDGSETSLNALKHAAELASLNKAQLTLVHVANPAEYMALAPEFLQHESYEAAAVAQGNEVLDFAEKTARESGVENIVKHLLVANKGAREMAQDLVDYADNNGADLLVLGTHGRTGLMHLLMGSFAETVMRQSHLPLLIIRSKAEEA, encoded by the coding sequence ATGTACAAACATCTGGTTGTAGCCGTTGACGGTAGCGAGACCTCCCTCAATGCATTGAAACACGCCGCCGAACTGGCAAGCCTCAACAAAGCCCAACTGACTTTGGTTCACGTTGCCAACCCTGCCGAATACATGGCTTTGGCTCCTGAATTCCTGCAACACGAAAGCTACGAAGCCGCCGCAGTGGCTCAAGGTAACGAAGTTTTGGATTTCGCAGAAAAAACAGCGCGTGAAAGCGGCGTTGAAAACATCGTAAAACACCTGTTGGTTGCCAACAAAGGCGCGCGCGAAATGGCGCAAGACTTGGTTGACTACGCCGACAACAACGGTGCAGACCTGCTGGTACTCGGTACACACGGCCGCACCGGCCTGATGCACCTGCTGATGGGCAGCTTCGCCGAGACCGTAATGCGTCAAAGCCACCTGCCTCTGCTGATTATCCGCAGCAAAGCCGAAGAAGCATAA